In Terriglobia bacterium, the genomic stretch CCTCTCCGTGGAATCGGCCGCCGCATTCGACGACATCACTCGCAGTAACCAGATCGATTCGATGGTCAAAGATCCCGAGCGGAGCAGCTGGCCCGGTACTTTCCGCCTGCACCGATTTGTGCCGGCGGTCGAATATATCCAGGCAAACCGTGTCCGATATAAGATGATCGAGGATTTTAATAAGGTGTTTGCCGACCTCGACCTGTTCATCACCACGAGCGGCAGCTCTCCGTTGGGATTGACAAACCTGACCGGGCACCCGGAGATCAACGTCCCGCACGGGTTCGATGCCCAGGGTCAGCCGACCAACATGCGTTTCACCGGAAAGCTTTTCGGCGATCAGGAGATCCTCCTGCTGGCACATGCGTTCCAGAGCAAGACCGATCACCACCTGAAGCACCCGAAACTGTAGGACTTGCGGACTTCGACAAGGGCCGCCCTGCTGTTTGAGTTCTGGAAATCTCAACGCAAAGGCCGCAGAGAATACCCGGAGCAACAAGAAAGAGGAGTTCTCTCAGCAATCTCTGCATTGAGATTTTGGACGACGATTATTTTGCAGAAAGCGGCGCGATGGGGAGCTCGATGCGAAAGGTCATGCCGCGGCCTGCGTTCCTTTCGGCGTTGATCCTGCCGCCGTGGCGTTGCAACAGCTGATAGGAAATCGAAAGGCCCAGGCCGGTGCCCTGAGGCTTGGTCGTGAAGAAAGGGTCGAACACACGTTCCAGGTCCTCTTCCTCGAGCCCCGGGCCGTTGTCGGCGACTTCTACGACTACCTTGCCGTCTGCGCGCGCGGAACTGACCTCCAGCACACCGCCTTGGGGCATTGCTTGGATGCCGTTGAGAACGACATTCAGCAGAACCTGCCGGATCTGATCACGGTCGACGTTTACCTCGGGAAGTAGCGGGTCCAGGCACTTTCGGATTTCGACTCGCGAGTGCTCCGCTTCTTTCTGGAGCAGGTTCAGCGTGGAGCTGATCAATTCATTCAGCGAGGCAAGCTCCACTGCGGGCTTGGGCGGCCGAGCAAACCTGAGAAACTCGGCCACAATGGAGTTGAGCCTGGCTGTCTCCTCTTTGATGATCCTGACAAACTCGTGCTTGGGATTGTCGGGGGCGATTTCGGTTTCAAGGATCTCAATCGACCCTTTAATGGATCCGAGAGGATTCCGGATCTCATGGGCAATGCCGGCACTCAGCTGCCCGAGGGCGGCAAGCCGGTCCGACTGCTTGAGTTGCTCGAAGGCCGATCGCAGGCGCTCGTAGGCCTGCGACAGCTCACCCGACGTCTTCTCCAGTTTTTCCCGGTGGCGGCGCTCCCGGAGCGAAAGGAATCCGATCAAAAGCCCGATGACGTTGTAAAGGAAGATCTCGGCGTACTGGTTGAAGGAGTAAGTGGGAAGGTAGATCCAGTCGCGGTGGATGTGGATGCCATAGAGCACGCTCGTCAGGGCCGAGGCCAGAAAACCCCAGAGCGGCCCATACCAGAAGGCCGCCAGGATAATGGGGATATAGTAGAAACGCTGGTAGATTTCGTGCAGGTAGATGTACTCCGTGGGCGTCGCAAAGTGAAAGACCGAGATGAGCAGTATCAAGAACAGCAACACGGCCTGCTTCAGCGCCTCGCGCATTTCGCGCCTCATACTGCCCCCGTCCCCTCTTTTTCATGCTCGCGGATGTTGTATTTCTGCATGCGGTAGATCAGGGTGTTGCGGGTAATGCCCAGATATCGGGCGGCGCGGGTCTGGTTCCAGCCATGCCGCTCCAGGGCCGCCAGAAGAATGTCCCGCTCAACTTCCTGCAGCCGAAAACCCTCCTCCGGCAACCGGACAACAACCGAACCCAAGGACCCCGCCGGACGCCGGAACTGTGCCGGCATATCTTCCATGGTCACAACGCCACGCTTGTCGAAGACCGTGAGCCTTTCTACGACATTCTCAAGTTCCCGGACATTGCCAGGCCAGTGATAGGTCTGAAAGGCATCGATCACCCCCTGTTCGAACCGGACTTCCTTGCCGAATTTCTGCCCCAGCTTCTCGAGGAAGTGGAACACCAGCAAGGGGATATCTTCTTTGCGTTCGCGCAGGGGCGGCAGATAGAGCGGAGCGACGGAGAGCCTGTAATAGAGATCTTCCCGGAATGTGTTCTTCTCCATCAGTCGCATCAGATTCTGGTTGCTCGCCGCCACGATGCGCACATCAACCAGGCGCGGGAGCGGGTCGCCGAGAACGTCCATTTCTTTTTGCTGCAAGATACGCAGCAGCTTCACCTGCATCCCCAACGGCAGTTCCCCAATCTCGTCGAGGAGCAGCGTGCCCCCGTCGGCCACCTCGAACTTCCCCTTTTTGTTGGCCACGGCACCCGTGAATGCGCCTCGCTTGTAGCCGAACAGCTCTGATTCCATCAGCTCCTTTGGAATGGCCCCACAGTTGACCACGACGAAGGGCTTTCCCCGGCGCGGGCTGTTGAAATGAATGGCGCGGGCCAGAAGCTCCTTCCCGGTTCCGCTCTCACCCTCGATCAGGACAGTCGTGTCTACGCCAGCGAGCTGCGCCGCAAGCTCCAGGACTTGCTGAAACTTCTTGGAGGAGCCCACAAAACCGCCGAACTCAAAGGTCTTCTGAACCACCTGGGCAAGACGCCGGTTCTCTTCCATCAGGTTGGACATCTTGAGGGCGGTGACGATCGCGTGATGGATCTCTGCCCGCTCGAAGGGCTTGGTGAGAAAATCGCTGGCCCCACCCTTGACCGCCTCCACCGCCTTGTCGATTGAGCCATGTGCCGTGAGGACGATGATGGGGAGGTCGGCGCTTATCTTTCGGATTTCGGTCAGAAGCTGAAGGCCGTCCATCCCCGGCATCTTCAGGTCCGTTACCACTAGGTCCACCCTCTGTTCCTTCATGCGCTCGAGCGCCTCGGGTCCGGATGAGACCGGAATGGTCTGATAGCCGAATCCCTGGACATGATAGTTCAGGACATGCAGAAAGTTCCTGTCATCATCTACAAGCAAGACCGTACCCGTCTTGGAAGTTGCCATCTTTATATTCTAGCCTCCCGCATTCTCTGTGTCAAAACAAGCAATCACGCTGCAGATTGTGGCAAAAGCCGCATTTGGGGACAGAAAATCACACAGAAACAATGGAAAAACGAG encodes the following:
- a CDS encoding sensor histidine kinase, giving the protein MREALKQAVLLFLILLISVFHFATPTEYIYLHEIYQRFYYIPIILAAFWYGPLWGFLASALTSVLYGIHIHRDWIYLPTYSFNQYAEIFLYNVIGLLIGFLSLRERRHREKLEKTSGELSQAYERLRSAFEQLKQSDRLAALGQLSAGIAHEIRNPLGSIKGSIEILETEIAPDNPKHEFVRIIKEETARLNSIVAEFLRFARPPKPAVELASLNELISSTLNLLQKEAEHSRVEIRKCLDPLLPEVNVDRDQIRQVLLNVVLNGIQAMPQGGVLEVSSARADGKVVVEVADNGPGLEEEDLERVFDPFFTTKPQGTGLGLSISYQLLQRHGGRINAERNAGRGMTFRIELPIAPLSAK
- a CDS encoding sigma-54 dependent transcriptional regulator codes for the protein MATSKTGTVLLVDDDRNFLHVLNYHVQGFGYQTIPVSSGPEALERMKEQRVDLVVTDLKMPGMDGLQLLTEIRKISADLPIIVLTAHGSIDKAVEAVKGGASDFLTKPFERAEIHHAIVTALKMSNLMEENRRLAQVVQKTFEFGGFVGSSKKFQQVLELAAQLAGVDTTVLIEGESGTGKELLARAIHFNSPRRGKPFVVVNCGAIPKELMESELFGYKRGAFTGAVANKKGKFEVADGGTLLLDEIGELPLGMQVKLLRILQQKEMDVLGDPLPRLVDVRIVAASNQNLMRLMEKNTFREDLYYRLSVAPLYLPPLRERKEDIPLLVFHFLEKLGQKFGKEVRFEQGVIDAFQTYHWPGNVRELENVVERLTVFDKRGVVTMEDMPAQFRRPAGSLGSVVVRLPEEGFRLQEVERDILLAALERHGWNQTRAARYLGITRNTLIYRMQKYNIREHEKEGTGAV